acaccctacaTAGTCCCAGgtcacacctgagcatcgccaggtgtgactcaaaaagcaaaaataaataaataaatgagatgttGGTATGAAGCTAATGTGCTTATCAGTGTTACCTGAGCAGTGTGAGCGCGGGGCTTTGAAGAGGCTTGGTGTTAGGCTGGAAGGTCAGGGAGCTCTGACAGGTGAATCTTATCAGATCAGGCTCTGAGGTTATTGCCTTCCCTCGTTCAGGGGTATCCAAGGGTCACTCGGATAAAGCTGAAAGAAGAGCCAAGCTGTCTGGTGTTTCTGATCTGGCCCAAAAGAAACACTGCTCGAGTTTGGTGCTTAATGCATTTGCTTCCCACACTCCAATAAAACACACTTTATAAAATGCtgtttttaattatgaatttaaAACTGACTCCGTAACGTGGCACACTTGTTAAATGGATATAAGTCAAACGGTCTTTTCACACATACATCACAGTGTGAAAGACTTGACTGAAATTATTCCCAGTATATTCAGTCATGATATATGGGCCTGAAGTCGAACATTTTATGGGAAATAACTTATTCATTTAATAGTAGGCGTACGtatgctgagaaaaaaaaatggcgtGAAGAAACGTAAAGAAAGTTCCTGATGTTATAAGCCACTTAAAGAGTGAAAGGAGAGAAATTCGTGAGACAAATGTGATGTCACAGAGATGGAGAAGGATCTTAACTGTCCTCCACCAGCTCCTTTGGGGGGCAGCCAAGTGGAGCCGTGCCTCAGTGGCCCCAGGCTGCGAGTGCTAAGACCCCCTGGATGTTTCCTGGGGACAgcattggcctggcacacggctgacgcatgttggatccctggcattccacaggaTCTCCCAGAGGAACCCTTaaacatcgccaggtatgactccaaatattttttttaattattcaagaGTGGGGGTCCCCCTAGGGGGGGCCCTTGATCCAGCCTGCAGCTGAAACTGGCTGGGTTTATTTCCCTGGGTGTTCCCTCTATTTGGTTgcgttgctttttttttgggggggggcggtcacactcggcggtgctctagagttactcctggctctgcactcaggaattactcctggcggtgctcggaggaccatatgggatgctgaggatcaaatccagttcggccgcgtgcaaggcaaacgccctgcctgctgtgctatcgctccagccccatctgcttGTTTGAGTTGACAAGCAACTCAAACAAGTTGGTGAGGAAGCTAATACGCTTATCAGTGTTACCTGAGCCGCTGTGGTCACACCCACACCTGTGGTCAGTCGGGGACTTCAGACAAGAGAGATGCACACAGGCTCAGTGGGCCCAGAAACAGTCATGCGTGTGGACAGACGGCTGCCGGCCGGCTACCCTCCCAGGGCCTGTGCTGCCCCAGACCCCCACGACgagtggaacacacacacacacacacacacacacacacacacacacacacacacacacaccgaaagGCCCCATCCCGGGCCCGGTGTCCCCCTCTCCCAGCCACTCTCCCCTGCTGTGCTTCCCTCGGCCTGCGGGACCCGCAGCGCCCCTCCCCTCCTGACCTGGGGGATCACCCGCCACACAGAGTAGCATCATAGATGACACCGCGGGCCCAGAGCAAACAGTCCAGTCTCAGGCCGACTCTGATCCTGTTAATGTTCACCCCCTCCGGCTCTGCCAGCTGTGCCCGGGGGGCGATATAAGCAGCCCCGGGCAGCCCCGGCAGCACTGGCCCACCTGTCCCTCTGCGGCTGACCAAGACGGAGCAGGTCACCATGGAGAGGCTGCTGCTGACcaccctgctgctgctgctgcccctgcTGGCCGTGGACGCGGCATGTTCAAGTGGGTGCTGAGTGGGGAAGGGGCGGCTCTGGGTTGTGCTGCTGCTGGGGACGGTGAAACCCCTCAAGCCCTCGCTCACCTCCGATTCAGCAGCTAATACGGCAAATGCGACTGTGCCTCACCCTGCTGggacagggccaggagcactCGCCCTCCTTGGGAGCACTCACCCTCAAGGGAGCACTCGCCCTCCTGGGGAGCACTTTCTATTCAGGACCAGAAGTACTCACCCTCTGGGGGAGCACTCCCTCGGAAGGAGCACTTACTCTCCTTGGGAACACTCACCCGGTAGTGAGCACTCGCCCTCCTAAGGATCATTCTCTCAAGTCAGGACCAGGAGCAATCGCCGTCCTTGAGAGCTTTCACCTTCCTAGGGAACACTCGCCCTCCTGGGGAGCTCACTCCAGGAGCAGGTCCAGGAGCACTTGCCCTCCTGGGGAGCATTCACGCACCTGGGGAGCACTCTCCACTCAGGACTGGGAGAACTCATCCTCCTAGGGAAGACTTTCGCCCAGAGATTTCAAACGCAGCCACTTCTCTCATGGCCCTCAAGGAGGCCCCCATGGTCATCGATTCCAGGGTTTGATGGTCTCCTCAGGACCAGAGTCCAGGGAGTGTGCAGAaaggggaagggatggggtgcAGGCCGGGGTTCGGGGTCGCTACAGGGCACCTCTGTCTCTGCAGACCTGGAGGGGAAGGCGATCATCTTCCCCCGGCAGTCGGTCACCGACTACGTGTTGCTGACGGCAAAACATCAGAAGCCGCTGCACAGCTTCACGCTCTGCATGAAGGCCTCCTCCGACCTCACGCGAGACTACAGCCTCTTCTCCTACAGCACCCGAGCCCACAGCAATGCGCTGCTGCTCTACCTGAACAGGCCGGGCGAGTTCTCCCTGACCATCGGCCACTCCGAGATCGTCTTCAAGACGCCCCTGGCCTCGAAGGGCCCCATTCATGTGTGTGTCACCTGGGAATCGGCCACGGGCATCGCCACCCTCTGGGTGGACGGGAAGCCCCAGGGGAGGAAAGGCGTGAGCAAAGGCTATGTCCTGGACGCTCACGCCAAGATCATCCTGGGGCAGGAGCAGGACTCATACGGGGGCAAGTTTGAGGAAAAACAGTCCTTggtgggggaggtgtgggatgTGCACCTCTGGGACACCATCATCCCCATAAAGCACACGGGGCCCGCCCACCGAAACGGCAACGTTCTCAACTGGCACTCGCTCAACTTCCAGTCCTACGGCTACGTGGTGATCAAGCCCAAGCTTTGGGCTtagacccccagcccaccccgcccAACTCTTCCAAATTAAACGCATCTATCTGCCTACCTGCTTTCTGTGTCTGCTGAGCTGGCACCCAGGTGCTGGGGAAAGGTGGAGGGCGGGGACTGAgtcataggacagcagggagggcacttgccctgcagtcGGCCGAGCTGGTTTCAATtctcagcatgccatatggtttccagagcactgccaggagtcattcctgagcacagagccaggagtaacccctggccacAAAATCAGATataaacaaaagccaaaataaccaaaaccaaaactaaattaaaaatttgaaagggGGGCCactgagcgacagcacagtggggagggcgtttcccttcacgcggctgactggggtgtgatccctagcatcccataagtaccctgagcaccgccaggaggaattcctgagtgcagagccagaagtaaccctgtgcatcgccgggtctgacccaaaaagtcaataaaataaaagatggaggaggagggtgtGAATACATGGGAGTCTCAGGCTCAATCCCTCAATCCAAGCACCACTTCAACCAGGGTCTTCTGcaagagcactgagctgggagcaatGCTGAGCACCGGCAAGTATGGCCCCAGAGCCAGCAGCCAGCACGGGCTGTGGGGCCCAGGGGCGGTAAGCGGCTGCCCCTCCTGACATCCCTGTCATGGCCGAGCCGTTGGCAGCCCACATCCGGTTTCTgcaatgtagggagccattttacagagcttggctcttatcttctgattaaacagaggcttacttaaattcctgtagcaaggttgcactcctgatcttactgatcttatcctaccACCATTTgttatcactagctaatgcccatgccacaccctgcatttctattgggggtcccggcaggcataccatcccacctccccccagcagAGAGGCATAAAGACTgcaactgccatagaataaacgctcTCTagctcctccttctggctctgtgtctgttcattcggctgcgtccccttcgaAGTCCTacaagggtcctccctgctggacaggacgggaccacCACACTGCAACAGCACCCGGCCGAGACAGCCCCCACCAAGCTGCTCCCTTCGGGAGCAGAGTCTGAGCCTCTCCAGTCAGAAGCACCCAAAAAAGTTCCACCCAGAGGTCTGGGTGCCACTCTCTGAGCCATCCCAGAGCAGCCCCGAAGCCAGtcctgctcctgagcactggtccgggatggagaaggggagggggcgcctcctctgccccctctctccagAGACTCCCAACAGGTGTCCTGCAAATACAGCAGACCCCACCCATGCCAAACATGGCCAGCTCAACAGCcatctgggggggtgggggaacagagGGCAGGCGGTGCCCCGGAGAGAGCTGGGAGCGGGCGTGGGGGGACAGGCCCCCGAGCAGCCCCGCCCTTATCAGCGGGGCAGGCCTGATCCCCCAGATACAGGCTGAGTTTCCTTATTTCTGTGCCTCGTGGCCCTCGGAGTGGACGTGGGGGCCGGTGGCTCCAGGGTCAGCAACTCCTGCCATGGACTCGTGCAACCTGCTCGCCCGGGCCCTGCTGCTCCTCAGTGAGTTGGGCGCCCTCGGGGCAGAGGGGGCCGTCCCGGGGTGACTCTGCCTGGGCCCCTGGGGCTGTGGGGaccagcagggcagggaggggtaaCGAGGGAGGGGCTGCAGCTCTCGGGGGGCctcgccagccccagggcccggcGGGTGGGCACACTGACCCTTCTCTGCTCCTTTGCAGCCCTGGGCAGCGTGGCAACAGGTGACTGTCAGACCGGCCGTGCGTCTGCGCCCGTGTCCCTCCCGCCCCCGTCCCAGGCCAGCGGTCTGCTCCATCTGTGCTCGTCCCCCCCACAGGCGTCTCgtcaccctccacccctccatccaCCACGTCTGCTGAGCTCTCAGCGTCTCTGCCTGGAGTCCTCCCCCTTCCCTGTCACTTCTGTCCCGTGGATGGTGCTGGCCCAGCCGGGTGACCGGAGGTCTCAGCCACCGTGGCCTGGGCCAGGCTGTCCCCTCACCCGCCCCTGCGGCCCCTCCCCGTAGGACAACCCCCATCACAAGCCACCATGAGCCGTGACAGTGTAGAGCTGGGCCACCCCGACCCTCTcccgctcctcccctcccctcggggGAGCTTGGCAGCCCCTGGGTGCTGGGAAGGGGCAGTAGTACCCCAGAGCGCCCATGGCCAGGCCCACTCATCCACCGGGCCTCCCGCTCAGCGCCCTGACCGCCTCTTGTGACAGCTCTCGGCCTCTGTCTGGGGGCCTGTCCCCGGCCGGGGTGGTACACGCCAGGGAATGTGGAGCGAGGGTTCTTAGTctgcactttctctttctctctccaggatCCGCCCGTCTGCAAGTCACCCCAAAATCGAGGGTCTCCCTGAGCCCCCCGTGGAGCAGAATATTCCGGGGCGAGAACGTGACCCTCACCAGTCATCTCGGAAACAGTTCCCTGTTGAATGGCACCACCAGCTGGACACACGA
This Sorex araneus isolate mSorAra2 chromosome 8, mSorAra2.pri, whole genome shotgun sequence DNA region includes the following protein-coding sequences:
- the LOC129406779 gene encoding mucosal pentraxin-like, whose product is MERLLLTTLLLLLPLLAVDAACSNLEGKAIIFPRQSVTDYVLLTAKHQKPLHSFTLCMKASSDLTRDYSLFSYSTRAHSNALLLYLNRPGEFSLTIGHSEIVFKTPLASKGPIHVCVTWESATGIATLWVDGKPQGRKGVSKGYVLDAHAKIILGQEQDSYGGKFEEKQSLVGEVWDVHLWDTIIPIKHTGPAHRNGNVLNWHSLNFQSYGYVVIKPKLWA